One window of the Megalops cyprinoides isolate fMegCyp1 chromosome 2, fMegCyp1.pri, whole genome shotgun sequence genome contains the following:
- the echdc2 gene encoding enoyl-CoA hydratase domain-containing protein 2, mitochondrial — translation MTFLRGLAVWQSLQARTPCALRSELRATGTLPKVLLTRSRAKSSSGTPLCAQARWLHSESPSSEATEVELNKLEGGDAGIVEVVMCRQRARNSLGRVFVRQMRELVARLHHDSAVRVVLFRSTVPGVFCAGADLKERAQMTNAEAEHFVHGLRSLMTEVAVLPMPTIAAVDGFALGGGLELALACDLRTAASTAQMGLIETTRGLLPGAGGSQRLPRAVGFAVAKEMIFTGQRLGGERALQLGLVNRAVEQNHTGDAAYKEALTLAREILPQAPIAVRMAKEAMNRGIEVDIATGMAIEGMCYARVIPTRDRQEGMAAFIEKRPPRYTGE, via the exons ATGACTTTTCTCAGGGGGCTTGCTGTCTGGCAGAGCCTACAGGCGCGGACGCCGTGTGCTCTTAGATCAGAGCTCAGAGCAACCGGTACACTTCCGAAGGTTCTTTTGACCAGGTCCAGAGCAAAGTCTTCCTCTGGGACCCCGTTATGTGCTCAAGCCCGCTGGTTGCACTCCGAATCACCATCTTCTGAGGCGACTGAAGTGGAGTTAAATAAACTGGAGGGAGGAGACGCTG GAATAGTGGAGGTGGTGATGTGTCGCCAGCGGGCGCGGAACTCGCTGGGCAGGGTGTTTGTACGGCAG ATGCGGGAGCTGGTGGCCAGGCTTCATCATGACTCTGCCGTGCGTGTGGTGCTGTTCCGTAGCACTGTGCCGGGGGTCTTCTGTGCAG GTGCTGATCTGAAGGAGCGTGCCCAGATGACCAACGCTGAGGCAGAGCATTTTGTGCACGGACTGCGCTCTCTCATGACGGAAGTTG CTGTGCTACCTATGCCCACCATCGCCGCGGTGGACGGCTTCGCTCTGGGAGGGGGCCTGGAGCTGGCTCTGGCCTGCGACCTTCGCACTGCGG CTTCCACCGCCCAGATGGGCCTGATCGAGACCACGCGAGGACTGCTGCCCGGagcag GGGGCAGTCAGCGGCTCCCTCGGGCAGTGGGCTTCGCGGTGGCCAAAGAGATGATCTTCACCGGGCAGCGGCTGGGGGGTGAGCGGGCCCTCCAGCTGGGCCTGGTCAACAGGGCTGTGGAGCAGAACCACACTGGAGATGCTGCCTACAAAGAGGCGCTGACACTAGCCAGGGAGATCCTGCCACAG GCTCCTATTGCAGTGCGGATGGCTAAGGAAGCAATGAACAGAGGCATTGAG GTGGACATCGCTACTGGAATGGCCATTGAGGGCATGTGTTATGCAAGG GTTATCCCCACTCGAGACAGGCAGGAAGGGATGGCAGCTTTCATTGAGAAGAGACCACCACGGTACACAGGGGAGTGA
- the LOC118773084 gene encoding coiled-coil domain-containing protein 190 codes for MWRGEPGAWPREAQRREEKRAEARLAGGLQRLDEARLYHLKTLAREQRRLQRDLGAIRSSNPWRKTIQSLGSRPWDPDLNHPTLSYKRTFLPIIPRGGQDPEKQRSQKPKSGGVGGSSAGLQARVREFMGAGDPRVESSTAPLCLPDLKVQNAARLSPTGKVEEGETERKERGPQREGERCFPSPPPPAEATALDSRLAPDGRLRTVHTLPSFSQALAEARKARYIRHRGRPLCERELSVREIFARTPKDTNTH; via the exons ATGTGGCGGGGGGAGCCTGGGGCATGGCCCAGAGAGGCGCAGAGGCGGGAGGAGAAGCGGGCGGAGGCCAGGCTGGCGGGGGGGCTGCAGCGACTGGATGAGGCACGGCTCTACCATCTGAAAACCCTGGCAAGGGAGCAGCGTCGACTGCAGCGGGACCTGGGAGCCATCAGGAGCA GTAACCCCTGGAGGAAAACCATCCAAAGCCTGGGGTCACGACCTTGGGACCCTGACCTCAATCACCCAACCTTATCATACAAGAGGACCTTCTTACCCATAATTCCACGGGGTGGCCAAGACCCTGAGAAACAGAG ATCTCAGAAGCCAAAATCTGGAGGTGTGGGCGGCTCTTCAGCGGGACTGCAGGCTCGGGTACGTGAGTTCATGGGCGCTGGAGATCCAAGAGTGGAGAGCTCTACGGCACCGCTCTGTCTGCCAGATCTCAAAGTGCAGAACGCTGCCAGACTCAGCCCGACTGGAAaagtggaggagggggagacggagaggaaggagagggggccacagagggaaggggagagatgCTTCCCctctccgcctcctccagcTGAGGCTACAGCCCTGGACAGCCGCCTTGCCCCGGACGGCCGCCTGAGAACTGTCCATACTCTGCCAAGTTTCTCCCAGGCCCTGGCTGAAGCCCGCAAAGCACGCTACATCAGGCACCGCGGCCGTCCGCTCTGTGAGAGGGAACTGTCAGTGAGAGAGATATTCGCAAGGACCCCTAAAGACACCAACACACACTAA
- the LOC118773706 gene encoding leucine-rich repeat-containing protein 52-like codes for MRLLPEPSAQSLRLIFLLIFVMGVAPSPALTAGCPDRCVCDDQLVVQCAGQQLTDFPADLPLATRQLIISNNRIGELPALQLNYLSDLVYLDCSNNSLTEISESTFGNLRKLAYLDLSFNTLAQIDDRTFGPLASLVMLRMTDNPGLSEIHPDAFSENAALQVLDVSRNNLTALNISTLIALPALRSLGLSGNPWRCDCDTEDLCLWVQIEGFKFQDEGQTVCRGPPDMTGQRLAEVGMQLRAECHQGLGYWDYLFFIAIGFVIFSAGTVSAWVMGVLMVLYERYSKRKSEELDSEDEEERGGVGIGSNQGNGDLKKPSMQV; via the exons ATGCGTCTTCTGCCCGAGCCCAGCGCGCAGTCTTTGCGGCTCATCTTTCTGCTAATATTCGTCATGGGGGTGGCACCGTCCCCAGCTCTAACTGCGGGTTGCCCTGACCGCTGCGTGTGCGACGACCAGCTGGTGGTCCAGTGTGCCGGGCAGCAGCTGACCGACTTTCCCGCCGACCTCCCGCTAGCCACCCGGCAGCTTATAATCTCCAACAACCGTATTGGTGAGCTGCCGGCGCTGCAGCTCAACTACCTGTCCGACTTGGTGTACCTGGACTGCAGCAACAACTCCCTCACGGAGATATCGGAGTCCACGTTTGGGAATCTCCGAAAGCTTGCCTACCTGGATCTGTCCTTCAACACTTTAGCCCAAATAGATGACCGGACGTTCGGCCCGTTGGCTAGTTTGGTGATGCTGAGAATGACGGACAATCCCGGTCTCTCCGAGATTCATCCTGACGCTTTCTCGGAGAACGCTGCGCTCCAAGTGCTGGACGTCAGCCGGAACAACCTAACGGCTCTTAACATCAGCACTCTGATTGCCTTGCCTGCCCTTCGATCTCTCGGACTGAGCGGGAACCCCTGGCGTTGCGACTGCGACACCGAAGACCTCTGTCTCTGGGTGCAAATCGAAGGATTCAAGTTTCAAG ACGAAGGGCAGACTGTGTGCCGGGGTCCTCCAGACATGACGGGGCAGCGGCTGGCGGAAGTGGGCATGCAGCTGCGAGCGGAGTGCCACCAGGGCCTGGGCTACTGGGACTACCTCTTCTTCATCGCCATCGGCTTCGTCATCTTCTCAGCCGGCACGGTGTCCGCCTGGGTGATGGGGGTGCTCATGGTGCTGTATGAACGCTACAGCAAGAGGAAGAGCGAGGAGCTGGACAgtgaggacgaggaggagagaggcggaGTGGGGATTGGGAGTAACCAGGGCAACGGGGACCTGAAGAAGCCCAGCATGCAGGTGTGA